A region of uncultured Carboxylicivirga sp. DNA encodes the following proteins:
- a CDS encoding flavin reductase family protein, translating to MGKQDWKPGNMIYPLPAVMVTVGDKPENYNIITIAWTGTICSDPPMCYISVRKGRHSYPILKETGEFVINLTTKDIAYATDWCGVRSGRQFNKFKEMHLTPGKALKVKAPIIEESPVNIECVVTEIKELGTHDMFIAEVVNEKADEKYIDEKTGSFSLQKARPITYSHGHYFEVGKRIGKFGYAVEKKKRKPRATKKSNK from the coding sequence ATGGGAAAGCAAGATTGGAAACCAGGAAATATGATTTACCCGCTTCCTGCTGTAATGGTCACAGTAGGAGATAAACCGGAAAACTACAATATTATAACAATTGCATGGACAGGAACAATTTGTTCAGATCCGCCAATGTGTTACATATCAGTTCGAAAAGGTCGGCATTCGTATCCCATTCTTAAAGAAACCGGAGAATTTGTTATCAATCTAACGACTAAAGATATCGCTTACGCTACCGATTGGTGTGGTGTTAGGTCTGGAAGGCAGTTTAATAAGTTTAAAGAAATGCACCTGACTCCCGGAAAGGCACTTAAGGTAAAGGCACCTATCATTGAAGAATCACCTGTTAATATTGAGTGTGTGGTTACTGAGATTAAAGAGCTTGGGACACATGATATGTTTATTGCCGAAGTTGTGAATGAGAAAGCAGATGAAAAATATATTGACGAAAAAACAGGCTCTTTCAGTCTACAAAAAGCTCGTCCAATAACCTATTCACATGGACATTATTTTGAGGTAGGAAAACGCATTGGTAAATTTGGATATGCTGTTGAGAAGAAAAAGAGAAAACCGAGAGCAACAAAAAAATCTAACAAGTAA